A genomic window from Xenorhabdus cabanillasii includes:
- a CDS encoding ISAs1 family transposase produces MRGTRDKVNGVQAIHLVNAWSVANQLCFGQVKVLDKSNKITTIPKLLALLDIEETTIMIDAMGCQHQIANQIVAGKADYVQRSKGNQGEFYDDIKLFLNTQLETHFSAC; encoded by the coding sequence ATGAGAGGTACACGGGATAAGGTTAATGGTGTTCAGGCAATCCATCTGGTCAATGCCTGGTCGGTCGCGAATCAACTTTGTTTTGGTCAGGTCAAAGTCTTGGACAAGTCCAATAAGATTACAACCATCCCGAAGCTTCTGGCCTTGTTAGATATTGAAGAAACGACGATCATGATTGATGCCATGGGTTGCCAGCACCAAATTGCTAACCAAATTGTGGCAGGCAAGGCAGATTATGTGCAGAGGTCGAAAGGTAACCAGGGCGAATTTTACGATGATATTAAACTGTTCTTGAATACGCAGCTGGAAACTCACTTTTCGGCATGTTGA
- a CDS encoding GntR family transcriptional regulator: MGIIKTSYVDRVYLQIKNKITNNEFKPNEQLCISKLTDQLNVSSTPIREALNRLLHEQFVIKGDNRGFYTRSLDYKEQLELVTLREILLLSIIKIYLNKTSQENLNDFSKKIEDLINKETNCNAEKIKNVDSEFTVLILDAINNNELSRLYTNCIERNSYPWHTFIKQNAVYFLDIYEKLSFYIKKRDLLNGEWLIKGIFCKLKNSKHIELLCLVSD; encoded by the coding sequence ATGGGAATTATAAAAACTTCATATGTTGATCGTGTTTATCTTCAAATTAAAAACAAAATCACTAATAATGAGTTCAAACCCAATGAACAACTGTGTATTTCTAAACTAACAGATCAGTTGAATGTCAGTTCTACGCCGATTAGAGAGGCGCTCAATAGACTTTTGCATGAACAATTTGTCATTAAAGGTGATAATAGAGGGTTCTATACGCGAAGTTTGGATTATAAAGAGCAATTAGAACTGGTTACTTTACGTGAAATACTCTTGCTATCTATAATTAAAATATACTTAAACAAAACATCTCAAGAAAATTTGAATGATTTTTCAAAAAAAATTGAGGATCTTATAAATAAAGAAACCAATTGTAATGCTGAAAAAATAAAAAATGTCGACAGTGAATTTACTGTTTTAATCCTCGATGCTATAAATAATAATGAACTAAGTAGGTTGTATACTAATTGTATAGAAAGAAATAGCTATCCATGGCATACTTTCATAAAACAAAATGCAGTATATTTCTTAGATATCTACGAGAAATTATCTTTCTATATAAAGAAACGTGATTTACTGAATGGCGAGTGGCTTATAAAGGGGATTTTTTGTAAATTAAAGAATAGTAAACACATAGAATTGTTATGTTTGGTTAGTGATTAA
- a CDS encoding AAA family ATPase — MKLAISGTYSSGKTRTVMALAHLTGYPRTLAKTIREIMPDAVPGKRLAQCTPAEFLQLAMRRHIGRAVHEALLKDNFVSDGSSLQEWIYAAARVKYGMNPNQEGHLDPIPRSNLSPEMVFFEQVTNQYGHAFKQHVKDTFDVFIHLKNELPLKKDGHRPMNTNFRDYCDDMLLKTLNELKIPYYIISGTMKERLSEITKIFNLPLIMSIEEAINLADKEYSLQDFRFETERKKSSNI; from the coding sequence ATGAAATTAGCTATTTCAGGAACTTATTCATCCGGTAAAACAAGGACAGTTATGGCGTTAGCTCATTTAACTGGCTATCCTCGTACTTTAGCAAAAACAATTCGTGAAATAATGCCTGATGCTGTTCCCGGAAAACGATTGGCACAATGTACTCCCGCTGAATTTTTACAATTAGCTATGAGAAGGCATATTGGTAGGGCGGTACATGAAGCACTACTAAAAGATAATTTCGTCTCTGATGGTTCATCGTTACAAGAATGGATTTATGCTGCAGCCCGTGTTAAATATGGAATGAATCCCAATCAAGAAGGACATCTGGATCCAATTCCTAGATCAAATCTTTCTCCAGAAATGGTATTCTTTGAACAAGTCACTAATCAATATGGCCATGCTTTCAAACAACATGTGAAAGATACATTCGATGTATTCATCCATTTAAAGAACGAACTTCCGTTAAAAAAAGATGGTCATCGTCCAATGAATACAAACTTTAGAGATTATTGTGATGATATGTTATTAAAAACTCTAAATGAATTAAAAATTCCTTATTATATTATCAGCGGAACAATGAAAGAACGTCTATCTGAAATAACAAAAATATTCAACCTACCTCTTATTATGAGCATTGAAGAGGCTATTAACTTAGCAGATAAAGAATATTCTCTACAAGATTTTAGATTTGAAACGGAAAGGAAAAAATCATCTAATATTTAA
- a CDS encoding AvrD family protein translates to MSLAIHAIMGIFFKLRGQSLQNISYDSENQTASAKVKLNIPEFYHSVNGIDGYYQPSATHVDCFVVHLQLAQVLMYELDNINRKDSETLWMLRTEIEAPTPIKNFQSNYDATTRITSNYKLKVRNEYWRYVDIEGDFAGIKIKCSLGHKLPTSFNIK, encoded by the coding sequence TTGAGCCTAGCAATTCACGCTATTATGGGGATCTTTTTTAAACTTCGTGGACAATCTCTTCAAAATATAAGTTACGATAGTGAAAATCAAACAGCTTCAGCAAAAGTGAAATTAAATATTCCTGAATTTTATCATTCAGTTAATGGAATCGATGGTTACTATCAACCTTCTGCCACTCATGTTGACTGTTTTGTTGTTCATCTACAGTTAGCTCAAGTATTAATGTATGAACTTGATAATATTAATAGAAAAGATAGTGAAACTCTGTGGATGTTGAGAACCGAAATCGAAGCACCAACACCTATTAAAAATTTCCAATCTAATTATGATGCTACAACACGTATCACTTCTAATTATAAACTCAAAGTTAGAAATGAGTATTGGCGATATGTCGATATTGAAGGAGATTTTGCAGGGATAAAAATAAAGTGTTCATTAGGGCATAAATTACCAACTTCTTTTAATATAAAATAG
- a CDS encoding AvrD family protein, producing the protein MKSKFLCHSIDDYLGDSKTRFFGMGYRRVVYDIKNIDIQFDHSENDHPKLTSLVSVKYPLDWSKKKDTNLRPHLSSIDTLILSTQFCEIFLKHSFQFDSFNCKKMWLKSLKLKSGITPQEDLDNIPAKIIWKSTSKLQLNDDTMTSIFDCQIGKMEARCEIEHPVAEIICKNGCYTSPTDILEPSNSRYYGDLF; encoded by the coding sequence ATGAAATCCAAATTTCTATGTCATTCAATTGATGATTATTTAGGTGATAGTAAGACACGTTTTTTTGGCATGGGATACCGACGTGTTGTATATGATATCAAGAATATTGATATTCAATTTGATCATTCAGAAAATGACCATCCAAAATTAACTTCACTCGTATCAGTCAAATACCCATTAGACTGGTCAAAGAAAAAAGATACAAACTTACGCCCACATCTCAGTAGTATTGACACACTAATCTTAAGTACTCAATTTTGTGAAATTTTCTTGAAACATAGTTTTCAATTCGACTCTTTTAATTGCAAAAAAATGTGGCTGAAAAGTTTAAAGTTGAAATCAGGAATAACTCCACAAGAAGATCTTGATAATATTCCAGCTAAAATCATTTGGAAATCCACATCAAAATTACAATTAAATGATGATACCATGACTTCCATTTTTGATTGTCAAATAGGAAAAATGGAAGCTCGTTGTGAGATAGAACACCCTGTGGCAGAAATTATTTGTAAAAATGGTTGCTATACATCTCCAACAGATATTCTTGAGCCTAGCAATTCACGCTATTATGGGGATCTTTTTTAA
- a CDS encoding acyl carrier protein codes for MLKETNPVPVKEIIIKEVKFIFNQASIRDDYNNILIDENSNLIDDLAFTSLMIARLIMELNERLKVEPFGNDYHFSDIKNVQDIINAYINTIEKNNL; via the coding sequence ATGTTAAAAGAGACAAACCCAGTTCCAGTTAAAGAAATAATCATAAAGGAAGTAAAATTTATTTTTAATCAGGCTAGCATTAGAGATGATTATAATAATATTTTAATAGATGAAAATTCAAATCTCATTGATGATTTAGCTTTTACATCACTTATGATTGCCCGTTTAATTATGGAATTAAATGAAAGATTAAAAGTTGAACCTTTTGGTAATGACTACCATTTTTCAGATATAAAAAATGTGCAAGATATTATTAATGCATATATAAATACTATAGAGAAAAATAACCTCTGA
- a CDS encoding SDR family oxidoreductase — MKRTPIGRLSKIEEISKIALFICSDEASFITGQNIVVDGGISC, encoded by the coding sequence ATTAAAAGAACACCTATTGGTCGCTTATCAAAAATTGAAGAAATTAGCAAAATAGCATTATTTATTTGTTCAGATGAAGCTTCATTTATTACAGGTCAAAACATTGTCGTTGATGGAGGAATATCATGTTAA
- a CDS encoding SDR family NAD(P)-dependent oxidoreductase, which translates to MLPPKTVVISGGSKGLGATMTSAFLNKGYRVATFSRQANEFITQQQLSNANFFYWESVDANDLNEIKLFVNNVKSKFGHIDILINNIARLSEGLLVLSSDDEIISLLNTNILAPIILTRECSKNMLKRNTGVILNISSINAIKGHKGVSLYSATKAALDGMTRSLAREFGPANIRINSLIPGFFDSEMVSYLSENRREQILKEHLLVAYQKLKKLAK; encoded by the coding sequence ATGCTACCCCCTAAAACTGTAGTCATTAGCGGTGGCAGCAAAGGACTTGGAGCTACAATGACATCAGCCTTTCTTAATAAAGGTTATCGCGTTGCCACTTTTAGCCGTCAGGCAAATGAATTTATAACTCAACAACAGTTATCTAATGCTAATTTTTTCTATTGGGAATCCGTTGATGCTAATGATTTGAATGAAATAAAATTATTTGTCAATAATGTAAAATCAAAATTCGGTCACATCGATATTTTGATAAATAATATTGCAAGACTATCTGAAGGGTTATTAGTTCTTTCTTCAGATGATGAGATTATTTCTTTACTTAATACAAACATACTAGCACCTATAATACTTACAAGAGAATGTAGTAAGAACATGCTAAAAAGGAATACAGGAGTTATTCTTAATATTTCTTCTATAAATGCAATAAAGGGTCATAAAGGTGTATCATTATATTCAGCAACCAAAGCCGCTCTTGATGGCATGACTCGTAGCTTAGCGCGTGAATTTGGCCCTGCTAATATAAGAATTAACTCCCTGATACCGGGTTTTTTTGATAGTGAAATGGTGTCTTACCTTTCTGAAAACAGGCGTGAACAGATATTAAAAGAACACCTATTGGTCGCTTATCAAAAATTGAAGAAATTAGCAAAATAG
- a CDS encoding ANL family adenylate-forming protein — protein MTLHWLIERCNKFNSTEAIIFKNDRYIYSELYSNTIDVINYLKDIGLPEGAIVSVEGEFSPKTFAIILALVNNNNIIVPISDIPDIKLNEYLDVSQVEVRIKVSNNDYELNDTGQIAEHELYKKIHDIKHSGLVLFSSGTTGQPKASVLDFNKLIDKHLEKRLARRILSFLSVDHIGGINTLLHTISHGGTLIIPLLRTPENVFNAIEKWSVEVLPTTPTFLNMALISRIIEKTNTSSLKLITYGTEPMPPVTLKRISEKLPGVKLKQTYGLSEVGILQTKSKSNNELWIKLGNNGFKYKVLSNILWIKSDCAMLGYLNAQSPFDEEGYFNTEDMVEVDGDYVKILGRRSDIINVGGEKVYPNEVENILLQANNIADATVVGFPNTITGMGIKAIVHLNEPENYDVLRSRLYVHCKNFLEEFKIPMIYEISIAPHYSSRFKKMRSSLKIKEITNATP, from the coding sequence ATGACTTTGCATTGGCTAATTGAACGTTGCAATAAATTTAATTCAACTGAAGCAATTATTTTTAAAAACGACCGATATATTTACTCAGAGTTATACTCTAATACTATCGATGTTATAAATTATTTAAAAGATATTGGTCTCCCTGAGGGAGCGATTGTATCTGTAGAAGGAGAATTTTCTCCAAAAACTTTTGCTATTATTCTAGCACTTGTTAATAATAATAATATTATCGTTCCAATTAGTGATATTCCAGACATTAAACTTAATGAATATTTGGATGTTTCTCAGGTTGAAGTAAGAATCAAAGTTAGTAACAACGATTATGAACTAAATGATACTGGTCAGATTGCTGAACATGAATTATATAAAAAAATACATGATATAAAACATTCTGGTTTAGTACTTTTTAGTTCAGGTACCACTGGGCAACCAAAGGCTTCTGTATTAGATTTCAATAAGTTAATTGATAAGCATTTGGAAAAAAGACTTGCCAGAAGAATCCTTTCATTCCTTTCCGTAGACCATATTGGCGGTATTAATACTCTATTACATACTATTAGTCATGGAGGAACATTAATTATTCCTCTTCTGCGCACACCTGAAAATGTATTCAATGCCATAGAAAAATGGTCTGTAGAAGTCTTACCCACCACCCCAACCTTTTTAAATATGGCCCTTATATCAAGAATTATAGAAAAAACAAATACATCAAGTCTTAAATTAATTACTTATGGTACTGAACCAATGCCTCCGGTTACTTTAAAAAGGATTAGCGAAAAATTACCAGGCGTTAAGTTAAAGCAAACATACGGTCTCTCTGAAGTAGGTATTTTACAGACTAAATCTAAGAGTAATAATGAATTATGGATTAAGCTTGGTAATAATGGATTTAAATACAAAGTCCTATCCAATATTTTGTGGATAAAATCGGACTGTGCTATGTTAGGATACTTAAATGCTCAATCACCTTTTGATGAAGAGGGATACTTCAATACTGAAGACATGGTTGAAGTTGATGGAGATTATGTAAAAATATTAGGTAGAAGATCAGATATTATTAATGTTGGAGGTGAAAAGGTTTATCCAAATGAGGTGGAGAATATTCTTTTGCAAGCTAATAATATAGCTGATGCAACAGTAGTAGGATTTCCCAACACAATTACAGGAATGGGAATTAAAGCTATTGTACATTTGAATGAACCTGAAAACTATGATGTTCTAAGATCACGATTATACGTTCATTGCAAAAACTTTCTTGAAGAATTTAAAATTCCAATGATTTATGAAATTTCAATAGCACCTCACTATTCTAGTCGATTTAAAAAAATGCGTTCTTCACTTAAAATAAAGGAGATTACGAATGCTACCCCCTAA